In one window of Candidatus Kaelpia imicola DNA:
- a CDS encoding nicotinamidase has product MDFKKALFIVDVQNDFCFKGALAVKGADEIIPALNKYITLFQEKKYSVFASRDWHPQNSQHFKDFGGLWPLHCVQGTEGAKFYPDLKLPQDIIIISSGMGVNEDGYSAFEGRDSKDIALEGVLRGLGIEELYIGGIATDYCVKATTLDALRLGFKVMVLTDGIKGVNIERDDSRKALDEMVSQGASLIDFKELETGWV; this is encoded by the coding sequence ATGGATTTTAAAAAGGCTCTCTTTATAGTAGATGTTCAGAACGATTTCTGTTTTAAAGGAGCGTTAGCCGTTAAAGGTGCTGATGAGATTATTCCAGCATTAAATAAATATATTACTCTCTTCCAGGAAAAAAAATATTCAGTCTTTGCTTCTAGAGATTGGCATCCCCAAAATTCACAGCATTTTAAAGACTTTGGCGGTCTCTGGCCGCTGCACTGCGTGCAGGGTACAGAAGGAGCCAAGTTTTATCCAGATTTAAAACTACCTCAGGATATAATTATTATCTCATCCGGTATGGGCGTTAATGAAGATGGGTATTCTGCTTTTGAGGGGAGAGACTCTAAAGATATAGCCTTAGAGGGTGTTTTAAGGGGTCTAGGTATTGAGGAGCTCTATATTGGCGGGATTGCTACTGATTACTGCGTTAAGGCTACAACTCTGGATGCTTTAAGGTTGGGTTTTAAAGTTATGGTTTTAACTGACGGGATAAAGGGTGTTAATATAGAGAGAGATGATTCTAGAAAGGCATTGGATGAGATGGTATCTCAGGGTGCCTCTCTGATAGATTTTAAGGAGTTAGAGACAGGATGGGTATAG
- a CDS encoding cob(I)yrinic acid a,c-diamide adenosyltransferase, with protein MGIVTKRGDKGRTSLLYSKRVDKDNILIEAVGVLDELNAFLGLSKSKIRCKRRKKIIADIQKDLFLIAAELVISKSKYRSLKEKITAERISHLERLIESFEKKYKQDSFINLDSNSYSASINVARVISRKLERRAVSLKKRKILLNDLILIYLNRLSDLLFLLARSFEKYE; from the coding sequence ATGGGTATAGTTACAAAGAGAGGAGATAAGGGTAGAACATCGCTTCTTTATTCAAAGAGAGTAGACAAGGATAATATCTTAATTGAGGCTGTTGGTGTTCTGGATGAACTCAATGCTTTTTTAGGTTTATCAAAGTCCAAAATAAGATGTAAGAGAAGAAAAAAAATTATAGCTGATATTCAAAAAGATCTATTTCTGATAGCTGCTGAGCTGGTAATAAGCAAGTCTAAGTATCGGAGTTTAAAGGAAAAGATAACCGCAGAGAGAATATCTCATCTTGAAAGATTGATAGAGAGTTTTGAGAAGAAGTACAAGCAAGACTCTTTTATTAACCTGGACTCCAACAGTTATTCAGCTTCAATAAATGTTGCCCGGGTTATATCGAGAAAATTAGAGAGAAGAGCAGTAAGTTTAAAAAAGAGAAAGATTCTTTTAAACGATCTAATATTAATCTATTTAAATAGGTTATCAGATCTGTTATTTCTTTTGGCCAGGTCTTTTGAGAAATATGAATGA
- the nth gene encoding endonuclease III has translation MNDSERAIKIIKILSKEYSKSKTALFYKNPFQLLIATILSAQCTDSKVNEITPGLFKKYKDVHDFSVARKKELEKKIHSSGFYRNKTKNIIASSKMIVREFDGEVPDNMDSLLKLPGVARKTANIVLSSGFQKAEGVAVDTHVKRLSLRLGFSSSSNPDKIERDLMSIFPMSYWLKLNYILVNHGREVCKARNPLCFKCIVSGLCKRK, from the coding sequence ATGAATGATAGCGAAAGAGCTATTAAGATAATAAAGATTTTAAGCAAAGAGTACTCTAAAAGCAAAACAGCGTTATTCTACAAAAATCCTTTTCAGCTTCTTATTGCAACAATCTTATCTGCACAGTGTACCGATAGTAAAGTTAATGAGATAACCCCTGGCCTTTTCAAGAAATATAAGGATGTTCATGATTTTTCAGTTGCTAGAAAAAAGGAGTTAGAAAAGAAGATTCATTCCAGCGGTTTTTATAGAAATAAGACCAAAAATATAATAGCTTCCTCTAAGATGATAGTCAGAGAGTTTGATGGTGAGGTGCCTGACAATATGGATTCTCTTCTTAAATTGCCTGGAGTTGCAAGAAAGACAGCCAATATAGTTTTATCTTCTGGATTTCAAAAGGCAGAAGGAGTAGCTGTTGATACCCATGTTAAGAGACTCTCTCTTCGGCTCGGTTTCAGCAGCAGCAGTAATCCTGATAAGATAGAGAGGGATTTGATGAGTATTTTCCCTATGAGTTATTGGCTGAAATTAAATTATATTTTGGTGAATCATGGCAGAGAGGTTTGCAAAGCGCGGAATCCACTATGTTTTAAATGCATTGTCAGCGGTCTCTGTAAGAGAAAATGA
- the amrS gene encoding AmmeMemoRadiSam system radical SAM enzyme: MRKEAYLYHKIEDNKVRCFLCNHNCVIADSEYGFCGVRKNEKGILYSNIYAEPAALHIDPIEKKPLYHFYPGSLSYSIATIGCNFRCGFCQNWQISQMSKENFESKKIISPEGIISHARENNCSSISYTYTEPTVFFEYAYDIAKIAQKEGLHNIFVTNGYMSIEAIDMIAPYLDAANIDLKSFRDDFYVKHCKAHLKPVLDSIRYMRERGIWIEITTLIIPGENDSDEELTQIADFIASIGIEIPWHISRFHPDYKYLESEPTSIETLKKAKEIAKSRGLRYIYLGNVLEGNDSLCYNCGKLLIERVSLNLSINNVDRGSCPYCGVLVDGLF, encoded by the coding sequence ATGAGAAAAGAGGCTTATCTATATCATAAGATTGAAGATAACAAGGTTAGATGCTTTCTATGCAATCATAATTGTGTAATTGCTGATTCTGAATATGGATTCTGCGGTGTTAGAAAGAATGAGAAAGGTATTCTTTACAGTAATATCTATGCAGAGCCGGCGGCATTACATATAGACCCCATTGAAAAAAAGCCGCTCTATCATTTTTATCCCGGCAGCCTATCTTATTCTATAGCAACTATCGGGTGCAATTTTAGATGCGGGTTTTGTCAGAACTGGCAGATATCTCAGATGTCGAAAGAGAACTTTGAGTCGAAAAAAATAATTTCCCCTGAAGGTATTATCTCTCATGCCAGAGAGAATAATTGTTCCAGTATAAGCTATACCTATACAGAGCCGACTGTCTTTTTTGAGTATGCTTACGATATAGCTAAAATAGCTCAAAAAGAAGGTTTGCATAATATTTTTGTTACTAATGGCTACATGAGTATTGAAGCTATAGATATGATAGCTCCATATTTGGATGCAGCGAATATCGACTTAAAAAGTTTTAGGGATGATTTTTATGTTAAACATTGTAAAGCTCACTTAAAACCGGTTTTAGATTCAATCAGATATATGAGAGAGAGAGGAATTTGGATTGAGATTACAACTTTAATTATTCCCGGAGAGAATGACTCTGATGAAGAGTTGACTCAGATAGCTGATTTTATTGCTTCTATTGGGATAGAGATTCCCTGGCATATAAGCAGGTTTCATCCGGATTATAAATATTTGGAATCTGAACCCACATCTATTGAAACTTTGAAAAAGGCAAAAGAGATAGCTAAAAGCAGAGGGTTAAGATATATCTATCTTGGTAATGTATTAGAGGGTAACGATAGTCTCTGTTATAATTGCGGTAAGCTGCTTATAGAAAGGGTTAGCCTTAATCTTAGCATTAATAATGTAGATAGAGGAAGCTGTCCTTATTGTGGGGTTTTGGTAGACGGGCTATTCTAA
- a CDS encoding LacI family DNA-binding transcriptional regulator, translating to MKDVTIKKVAERAGVSIATVSRALSSKTEKSVKQDTLQKIKDVIRELKYLPNRSASSLRQGFSRTIGLLMNFRIDTASGYVGEIMKGILKGLDEIGYDLKLIPQEEFISLQALLDSAGVDGLIIAHAYHIAYSHLEKELKETECFPLVVMNDYREDLNTSQVYMDTYQATYDMTKYVIERGNRDLYLLGGETYSRDAQTRRRAFLDGLAAYSIAFNKNRILNGHFNEIGGYEMTKKIFIENPDFRGLIYALNDAMAIGILHALGELHLNCPRDVKVVGFDNIAITEHMNPPLTTVHVPLADMGYEAVKMIYGILTGEITDNRKLQLNYRLVQRESC from the coding sequence ATGAAAGATGTAACAATAAAAAAGGTGGCAGAGAGAGCCGGAGTATCAATTGCTACGGTCTCAAGAGCTTTAAGCTCTAAAACAGAGAAGTCTGTCAAGCAGGATACTCTGCAAAAGATAAAGGATGTTATTAGAGAGTTAAAATATTTACCCAATAGATCTGCAAGCTCTTTAAGACAGGGTTTTTCACGGACAATAGGTCTACTTATGAATTTTAGAATAGATACTGCTTCGGGCTATGTTGGCGAGATAATGAAAGGTATATTAAAAGGCTTAGACGAGATAGGATATGACTTAAAACTTATACCTCAGGAGGAATTTATTTCACTTCAAGCGTTGCTTGATAGTGCCGGGGTAGACGGCCTTATTATTGCTCATGCTTATCATATTGCATATTCTCATTTGGAAAAAGAATTAAAAGAGACAGAATGTTTTCCTCTTGTTGTTATGAATGATTATAGAGAGGATCTAAATACTAGCCAGGTCTATATGGATACTTATCAGGCAACATATGATATGACGAAATACGTCATAGAGAGAGGTAATAGGGATCTCTATCTTTTAGGTGGAGAGACCTATTCCAGGGATGCTCAAACAAGGAGAAGAGCCTTTTTAGACGGACTTGCTGCTTATAGTATAGCTTTTAATAAAAATAGGATTTTGAATGGTCATTTCAATGAAATTGGTGGATATGAGATGACCAAGAAAATATTTATTGAAAATCCTGATTTTCGAGGATTGATATATGCTCTTAATGATGCTATGGCAATAGGTATTTTGCATGCATTAGGCGAACTGCATCTTAATTGTCCTAGGGATGTTAAAGTTGTCGGTTTTGATAATATAGCTATTACAGAACATATGAATCCTCCGCTAACAACCGTCCATGTTCCGCTTGCCGATATGGGTTATGAGGCAGTAAAAATGATATACGGCATTTTAACTGGAGAGATTACAGATAATAGAAAGCTTCAGCTTAACTATAGATTGGTCCAAAGAGAGTCCTGCTAA
- a CDS encoding DEAD/DEAH box helicase, which translates to MVTEKIILDDFQKNAIEHIEKNNSVIVAAPTGAGKTLIAEYIIEKCLKENKGLIYTAPIKALSNQKFRDFSRNFSQRVGIITGDVKINPRAPILIMTTEIFRNYLLQEPEKLKDKKWVIFDEVHYLDDPERGTVWEESIIFLPPEMRILALSATLPNVSEFKDWIKQVHNQNIIEIEEATRPVPLHFYFQADNQIFSSLKGLKKYTSRNRGKFFLNNRIDSLIKHLKINGFLPCIYFCFSRKKCENYAKELSRFNFLTQEEKRDIEGLYKDLIKKFKIEHHRSTHDMFYLLERGIAYHHAGLLPPLKEIVERIFTKKMIKVIFTTETFALGINMPSRTVCFDEIAKHYKRRAHYLRTRDFYQMAGRAGRRGIDEEGFVFVKLKPFKDDIEQMRNIARNRPELIKSQFNASYATILNLYNDIQDEIVTIYPKSFHYFQNRHRKSREAKMLSSKLKLLKNLGYIENQGLTLKGRFSSSIFGYELIVGELYEAGFFENISWIELAIAICAIVTESRAKDREVKIDKRLRKLELRITNTATKIQKIEKTHRIYPQILKPHFQLAQTLQAWLGGNEFNKIINLTSIDEGAIIRNFRMTNQVLREMNQRIVSENLRKKIDKASSILNRDIVNAEWQLKI; encoded by the coding sequence ATGGTAACAGAAAAAATCATACTTGATGACTTCCAAAAAAATGCCATTGAGCATATAGAGAAAAATAACTCCGTTATTGTAGCAGCACCAACAGGTGCCGGCAAGACTCTTATTGCTGAATATATAATCGAGAAATGCCTTAAAGAGAATAAAGGGCTTATATATACAGCACCAATAAAAGCTTTGAGTAATCAAAAATTCAGAGATTTTTCCAGAAACTTTTCTCAGAGAGTCGGCATAATAACAGGTGATGTCAAGATAAACCCCAGAGCCCCTATTTTAATCATGACAACAGAGATATTTAGAAACTATCTCCTCCAGGAACCGGAAAAACTGAAGGATAAAAAATGGGTGATATTCGATGAAGTACATTACCTCGATGATCCAGAGAGAGGTACTGTTTGGGAAGAGTCTATCATATTCCTGCCTCCAGAGATGAGAATATTAGCGCTATCTGCAACACTACCTAACGTAAGTGAGTTTAAAGATTGGATCAAGCAAGTTCATAACCAAAACATAATAGAGATAGAAGAGGCTACCAGACCAGTACCTCTGCATTTCTACTTTCAGGCAGATAATCAGATTTTCTCAAGCCTTAAAGGTTTAAAAAAATATACCTCAAGAAATAGAGGTAAATTCTTCTTAAATAATAGAATAGACTCTTTAATTAAACATCTAAAAATCAACGGTTTCTTACCTTGTATATATTTCTGTTTCTCAAGAAAAAAATGTGAAAATTATGCAAAGGAGCTCTCCCGGTTCAATTTTTTAACCCAAGAGGAAAAAAGAGATATTGAGGGTCTATACAAGGATTTGATAAAAAAATTCAAAATAGAACACCACAGGTCTACTCACGACATGTTCTACCTGTTAGAGAGAGGTATTGCCTACCATCATGCAGGATTACTACCCCCCTTAAAGGAGATTGTTGAAAGAATATTTACCAAAAAGATGATTAAAGTGATATTTACAACAGAGACATTTGCACTGGGTATCAATATGCCCTCACGTACTGTCTGTTTTGATGAAATAGCAAAGCATTATAAAAGAAGAGCGCACTACCTAAGAACCAGAGATTTTTATCAAATGGCAGGACGTGCAGGCAGGCGTGGAATAGATGAAGAAGGCTTTGTCTTTGTGAAACTCAAACCGTTTAAAGATGATATTGAACAGATGAGAAATATTGCCAGGAATAGACCCGAACTTATAAAGAGTCAATTTAACGCATCCTATGCAACGATCTTAAACCTATACAACGATATCCAAGATGAGATAGTAACAATCTACCCTAAAAGTTTCCACTATTTTCAAAATAGGCATAGAAAGTCAAGAGAAGCAAAGATGCTTAGTTCTAAATTAAAACTATTGAAAAACTTAGGTTATATAGAGAACCAGGGATTAACATTGAAAGGCAGATTTTCGTCCAGTATATTTGGTTATGAGCTCATAGTAGGCGAGTTATATGAAGCAGGTTTTTTTGAAAATATATCCTGGATAGAACTAGCAATAGCAATATGCGCAATCGTTACAGAATCAAGAGCTAAAGATAGGGAGGTCAAGATAGATAAGAGATTGAGAAAACTGGAATTAAGAATCACTAATACCGCAACTAAGATACAGAAAATAGAAAAAACACATAGAATATATCCACAGATATTAAAGCCTCATTTTCAACTCGCACAGACACTTCAAGCTTGGCTTGGAGGCAATGAATTCAATAAAATAATTAACCTAACATCTATAGATGAAGGTGCAATTATAAGAAACTTCCGCATGACAAACCAGGTATTGAGAGAAATGAACCAGAGAATAGTATCTGAAAATCTAAGAAAGAAAATAGATAAAGCATCTAGTATTTTAAACCGCGATATTGTTAATGCTGAATGGCAGCTTAAAATTTAA
- a CDS encoding acyl-CoA dehydrogenase family protein produces MDYLLTEEQQMLKELAHRIAEEKIRPVAKEYDESGEFPWGIMKILAQSDLFGVYIDEKYGGFGGGVFELSLVVEELSRACGGIAVSYAASALGTYPIILLGNDEQKDRYLPDIASGKKIAAFAITEPNAGSDVSAMETKAQKDGDSYILNGRKQWITNGGEAETYVVIAMTNKAKGARGATAFILEKGMEGFEFGKKEDKLGIRASATRELLFNNCRVPRENVIGKEGLGFVVAMKTFDRSRPGVAAQALGIAQGALELAVEYAHQRHQFDKPITSFQGIQFMFADMAAQIEAARALIYATCRMADSGNISVAKESAMTKMFASDVAMKVTTDCLQIFGGYGYMKEYPIEKYMRDAKITQIYEGTNQILRGVIASHLIKEQTKKK; encoded by the coding sequence TTGGATTACCTGTTAACAGAAGAGCAGCAGATGTTAAAAGAGTTAGCTCATAGGATCGCAGAGGAGAAGATACGTCCTGTTGCAAAAGAGTATGATGAATCGGGTGAATTTCCCTGGGGTATAATGAAGATTCTTGCTCAGAGCGACCTGTTCGGGGTTTATATAGATGAAAAATATGGCGGTTTTGGAGGAGGTGTATTTGAGCTATCTCTAGTCGTCGAAGAGCTCTCTCGCGCTTGCGGTGGTATTGCTGTAAGCTATGCAGCTTCAGCGTTAGGAACCTATCCTATTATTCTTCTCGGCAACGATGAGCAGAAAGATAGATATTTACCTGATATTGCAAGTGGTAAGAAGATAGCTGCTTTTGCGATAACAGAACCTAATGCTGGATCTGACGTTTCTGCTATGGAAACTAAAGCCCAAAAGGATGGCGATTCCTATATATTAAATGGAAGAAAACAATGGATTACAAATGGCGGTGAGGCAGAGACCTATGTAGTTATTGCAATGACAAATAAAGCTAAGGGTGCCAGGGGTGCAACTGCTTTTATACTTGAAAAAGGTATGGAAGGTTTTGAATTTGGTAAAAAAGAGGATAAGCTTGGCATTCGTGCTTCAGCAACAAGAGAGCTTCTTTTTAACAATTGCCGTGTTCCAAGAGAGAATGTTATAGGTAAGGAAGGTTTAGGTTTTGTAGTTGCTATGAAGACCTTTGACCGTTCTCGTCCTGGAGTTGCAGCACAGGCTCTGGGTATTGCTCAAGGGGCGCTTGAGCTGGCTGTTGAATATGCTCATCAGAGACATCAATTTGATAAACCGATAACAAGTTTTCAAGGGATACAGTTTATGTTTGCCGATATGGCAGCACAGATTGAAGCAGCAAGGGCTTTAATCTATGCTACATGTAGAATGGCAGACAGCGGTAATATATCTGTAGCTAAAGAGTCAGCTATGACTAAGATGTTTGCATCCGACGTTGCTATGAAGGTTACGACTGACTGTCTTCAGATATTCGGTGGTTATGGTTATATGAAAGAGTACCCGATAGAAAAATATATGAGGGATGCAAAGATTACTCAGATATATGAAGGTACAAATCAGATATTAAGGGGTGTAATTGCATCCCATCTTATCAAGGAGCAGACCAAGAAAAAGTGA
- a CDS encoding electron transfer flavoprotein subunit beta/FixA family protein, giving the protein MKVIVCIKQVPDTTNVKIDPETNTLIREGVESIINPFDTYAIEEGLRIKERLDGVEVIALTMGPPQAGEALREAISLGVDRVVLLSDRKVAGSDTWATSYVLSKAIEKIGDYGLIICGKQAIDGDTAQVGPGISSWLDLPQVAYVKHIEELSQDKATVERMTEEGYDIIEIPLPALFTVVKEINEPRLPSLKGKMRAKRAEIETWSAADLDLDESCIGLNSSPTRVVKIFTPPVREKGIILEGDISENVDKLADLIRDVLIG; this is encoded by the coding sequence GTGAAAGTCATAGTCTGCATAAAACAGGTTCCTGATACAACAAATGTCAAAATAGACCCGGAGACCAATACTTTAATCCGCGAAGGAGTTGAATCCATTATTAATCCTTTTGATACTTATGCCATTGAAGAAGGTTTGCGTATCAAGGAGAGACTGGACGGGGTAGAGGTAATTGCTTTAACCATGGGTCCTCCTCAGGCAGGGGAGGCATTAAGAGAAGCAATATCTTTAGGTGTAGATAGGGTGGTGCTTTTATCAGATAGAAAGGTTGCAGGTTCAGATACTTGGGCTACAAGCTATGTCCTGTCAAAAGCTATAGAGAAGATAGGGGATTATGGTTTAATTATATGCGGTAAGCAGGCAATAGATGGTGATACTGCTCAAGTTGGTCCTGGCATCTCATCCTGGCTCGACCTTCCTCAGGTAGCATATGTTAAGCATATAGAAGAGTTATCCCAAGATAAAGCTACTGTTGAGCGGATGACAGAAGAGGGCTATGATATCATAGAGATTCCTCTTCCTGCTCTATTTACTGTGGTAAAAGAGATCAATGAGCCCCGGCTTCCTTCACTTAAGGGTAAGATGCGCGCAAAGAGAGCTGAAATAGAAACATGGTCAGCAGCAGATTTAGATTTAGACGAATCCTGCATTGGATTAAACAGCTCTCCTACAAGAGTAGTAAAGATATTTACGCCTCCTGTTAGAGAGAAGGGTATAATCTTAGAGGGAGATATATCAGAAAATGTTGATAAACTGGCAGATTTAATAAGGGATGTTTTGATAGGATGA
- a CDS encoding electron transfer flavoprotein subunit alpha, with translation MITVLIEKCSGCGICIKSCPFSAIKIEDKKAVIDLDKCNLCGACVEICPPSAIEIKMEERERDLSVYKNVWVFAEQKRGIVQPVVYELLGKGRELADSLGVQLWAVLLGNNITEDMSRDLIVRGADKVLAAEDGLLENYLDEPYTQVLVDLIEKHKPEIVLTGATTIGRALVSRVAVKIGAGLTADCTGLEIDLKEKILLQTRPAFGGNIMATIITPNHRPQMSTVRHKVMKEAQVDSTRTGEVEFINYNGKLSSRTKLVDVVDEVGKSINLTEADVIVSGGYGLSKPENFKIIEELAEVLNAAVGASRSAVDNGWIPYAHQVGQTGRTVCPKLYIACGISGQIQHLVGMQSSDVIIAINRDSEAPIFKVATYGIVGDLFEVVPLLTKRLNEILKKARV, from the coding sequence ATGATTACAGTATTAATAGAAAAATGCAGCGGTTGCGGAATATGTATTAAATCTTGTCCTTTTTCAGCTATTAAGATTGAAGATAAAAAGGCGGTAATAGATTTAGATAAGTGCAATCTTTGCGGAGCCTGTGTTGAGATTTGTCCTCCCTCAGCTATTGAGATTAAAATGGAAGAGAGAGAGCGTGATCTTTCGGTCTATAAAAATGTCTGGGTCTTTGCGGAACAAAAGAGAGGTATAGTTCAGCCGGTTGTATATGAGCTGCTTGGAAAAGGCAGGGAGCTGGCCGATAGTTTAGGAGTTCAGCTCTGGGCGGTATTGCTTGGAAATAATATAACAGAAGATATGTCCAGAGATTTAATAGTCAGAGGAGCAGATAAGGTTCTGGCAGCAGAAGATGGGCTCTTAGAGAACTATCTTGATGAGCCTTATACTCAGGTGCTCGTTGATCTAATTGAAAAACATAAGCCGGAGATAGTCTTGACCGGTGCTACAACTATTGGACGTGCACTTGTATCTCGCGTTGCAGTTAAGATAGGTGCAGGTCTTACTGCAGATTGTACAGGATTAGAGATAGACCTTAAAGAAAAGATTTTACTCCAGACACGTCCTGCTTTTGGTGGTAATATTATGGCAACTATAATTACGCCTAATCATAGGCCTCAGATGTCGACTGTACGGCATAAAGTAATGAAAGAGGCTCAGGTCGATAGCACTAGAACTGGAGAGGTTGAGTTCATAAATTATAATGGTAAATTAAGCTCCAGAACAAAGCTGGTCGATGTTGTAGATGAAGTAGGTAAGAGTATAAATCTAACAGAGGCTGATGTTATAGTTTCTGGTGGGTATGGCTTGAGTAAACCTGAAAATTTTAAAATTATTGAAGAGTTGGCCGAGGTCTTAAATGCTGCTGTCGGAGCATCGCGTTCGGCCGTAGATAATGGTTGGATTCCTTATGCTCATCAGGTAGGTCAGACTGGACGTACTGTCTGCCCTAAACTGTATATTGCCTGTGGAATATCAGGTCAGATTCAACATTTAGTAGGTATGCAATCTTCAGATGTTATTATTGCTATAAACAGGGATTCTGAAGCTCCAATATTTAAGGTTGCAACTTACGGAATAGTGGGAGATCTTTTTGAAGTTGTGCCTCTTTTAACTAAGAGATTAAATGAAATATTGAAAAAAGCGAGGGTCTAG
- a CDS encoding HD domain-containing protein, whose amino-acid sequence MKVEKDYENLVKEALYLLSIAQDLDEKGSYKHGVRVALLSEKIAEKVLLQEKDLMFFAGLLHDIGGLGSRNHILHHPDLLAQIQDPDIFEHPYRSVHLMRMFPVLFQGQYRMSDYIFEHHEWWKGVGYPRQYKKNEILLGGRILRAADAFDIYSRHGQNKSEINSQSAITILESNEELDPDILSILKEVVRDKEFMELYLKPQDMILEYIRSKDLQLFLDHKDEDGLFEFIGYLIDFKIDSDSIGHSKGNTHYSVQIARALNLPQDEVVMIRRAAYLHDIGKLAIPHMILNKPAWLTEQEWQIVKKHSAVTVELLDSIPSFKKYVFAGYHHERWDGKGYHQGLKGEEIPLGARVISVADALDAMTSKRPYRPVLTFKEALKELKNNAGTQFDPKIIEETARIYS is encoded by the coding sequence TTGAAAGTAGAGAAAGATTATGAAAATCTTGTAAAAGAGGCGCTGTACCTGCTTTCAATAGCTCAGGATTTGGATGAGAAAGGCAGCTATAAGCATGGAGTAAGAGTAGCTCTTCTCTCTGAGAAGATAGCAGAGAAAGTCTTGCTTCAAGAGAAGGATTTAATGTTCTTTGCAGGGCTCTTACATGATATAGGAGGTTTGGGCTCTAGGAATCATATTTTACACCACCCTGATCTGCTTGCACAGATTCAAGATCCGGATATCTTCGAACATCCTTACAGAAGCGTGCATTTAATGAGGATGTTTCCAGTTCTCTTCCAGGGTCAGTATAGAATGTCGGATTATATATTTGAACACCATGAATGGTGGAAGGGGGTGGGATATCCTCGTCAGTACAAAAAAAATGAGATTCTGCTTGGAGGCCGAATTTTAAGAGCGGCCGATGCTTTTGATATCTACTCTAGGCATGGACAGAACAAGAGTGAGATCAATTCTCAGTCAGCGATTACTATTCTAGAGTCCAATGAAGAGCTTGACCCTGATATTTTGAGTATCTTAAAAGAGGTTGTAAGAGATAAAGAGTTTATGGAATTATATCTTAAGCCTCAGGATATGATTTTGGAGTATATAAGGAGCAAAGATTTACAACTGTTCCTTGACCATAAAGATGAAGATGGACTATTCGAATTTATTGGGTATTTAATAGATTTTAAAATAGATTCTGATTCAATAGGCCACTCAAAAGGGAATACGCATTATTCGGTACAGATTGCAAGAGCATTGAATTTACCACAGGATGAGGTGGTTATGATAAGAAGGGCTGCCTATCTGCATGATATAGGTAAATTAGCTATTCCGCATATGATATTGAATAAACCGGCCTGGTTGACAGAACAGGAGTGGCAGATAGTTAAGAAGCATTCTGCGGTGACAGTTGAGCTGCTTGATTCAATTCCCTCGTTTAAGAAATATGTTTTTGCAGGATATCACCATGAGCGCTGGGATGGTAAAGGTTATCATCAAGGTTTAAAAGGCGAGGAGATACCGTTAGGAGCTAGAGTTATCTCAGTTGCCGATGCGCTTGATGCTATGACATCCAAAAGGCCTTACCGGCCGGTTCTTACCTTCAAAGAAGCATTAAAAGAACTTAAAAATAATGCCGGGACGCAGTTTGATCCTAAGATTATTGAGGAGACAGCTAGGATTTATAGTTGA